A stretch of the Panicum virgatum strain AP13 chromosome 9N, P.virgatum_v5, whole genome shotgun sequence genome encodes the following:
- the LOC120691126 gene encoding subtilisin-like protease SBT1.7 has translation MGNTVMLRALVLALAVAAAAGKRQTYIVHMAKSAMPAAYADRGEWYGASLRSVSAAGKMLYAYDTVLHGFSARLTPAEAAGLARVEGVLAVNPEARYELHTTRTPEFLGIAGADLLPQSGTAADVVVGVLDTGVWPESPSYGDAGLGEVPSFWKGQCAAGAGFNASACNRKLVGARFFNRGYEAAMGPMDTDQESRSPRDDDGHGTHTSSTAAGAAVPDASLFGFAAGTARGMAPRARVAVYKVCWLGGCFSSDILAGMDAAVADGCGVLSLSLGGGAADYSRDSVAIGAFAAMEQNVLVSCSAGNAGPGSSTLSNVAPWITTVGAGTLDRDFPADVALGNGKNYTGVSLYSGKALPSTPLPIIYAANASNSTAGNLCMPGTLTPEKVAGKIVVCDRGVSARVQKGFVVRDAGGAGMVLSNTAANGQELVADAHLLPAAGVGEREGIAIKSYVASDPNPTATIVVAGTQVDVHPSPVVAAFSSRGPNMVTPEILKPDIIAPGVNILAAWTGKAGPTGLAADTRRVGFNIISGTSMSCPHVSGLAALLRSAHPEWSPAAVRSALMTTAYATYSGGSPLLDAATGAAATPFDYGAGHVDPARAADPGLVYDLGARDYVDFLCALKYSPNMIAAVARSRDMSSCAENKTYSVGGLNYPSFSVPFSTANGDGGESSVATTVTHTRTLTSVGGAGTYKVSTSVSGAARGVAVAVEPAELAFASAGEKKSYTVRFTSRSQPSGTAGFGRLVWSDGKHSVASPIAFTWT, from the coding sequence ATGGGTAACACCGTCATGCTGCGGGCGTTGGTGCTGGCGctcgcggtggccgccgccgccgggaagcGGCAGACGTACATCGTCCACATGGCCAAGTCAGCGATGCCGGCGGCGTACGCGGACCGCGGCGAGTGGTACGGCGCCTCGCTGCGCTCCGTGTCCGCGGCCGGCAAGATGCTGTACGCCTACGACACGGTCCTGCACGGCTTCTCGGCGCGGCTCacgccggcggaggccgcgggCCTGGCGCGCGTGGAGGGCGTCCTCGCCGTCAACCCGGAGGCGCGGTACGAGCTGCACACCACGCGGACGCCCGAGTTCCTGGGCATCGCGGGCGCCGACCTGCTCCCGCAGTCCGGGACGGCGGCAGACGTCGTCGTCGGGGTGCTCGACACCGGGGTGTGGCCCGAGAGCCCGAGCTACGGCGACGCGGGGCTCGGGGAGGTGCCCTCGTTCTGGAAGGGCCAgtgcgcggcgggcgccggGTTCAACGCCTCCGCCTGCAACCGGAAGCTCGTCGGCGCGCGGTTCTTCAACCGCGGGTACGAGGCCGCCATGGGGCCCATGGACACCGACCAGGAGTCGCGCTCCCcgcgcgacgacgacggccaCGGCACGCACACGTCCtccacggccgccggcgccgccgtgcccgacGCCAGCCTCTTCGGGTTCGCGGCCGGCACGGCGCGCGGCATGGCGCCCCGGGCGCGCGTCGCCGTGTACAAGGTGTGCTGGCTCGGCGGGTGCTTCAGCTCCGACATCCTCGCGGGCAtggacgccgccgtcgccgacggctGCGGCGTGCTCTCGCTCTcgctaggcggcggcgccgcagaCTACTCGCGCGACAGCGTCGCCATCGGCGCCTTCGCCGCCATGGAGCAGAACGTCCTCGTCTCCTGCTCGGCCGGGAACGCCGGGCCCGGCAGCTCCACGCTCTCCAACGTCGCGCCGTGGATCACCACCGTCGGAGCGGGCACGCTCGACCGCGACTTCCCGGCGGACGTCGCGCTCGGCAACGGCAAGAACTACACGGGCGTCTCCCTCTACTCCGGGAAGGCCCTCCCCAGCACGCCGCTCCCCATCATCTACGCGGCCAACGCCTCCAACTCCACCGCCGGGAACCTCTGCATGCCCGGGACCCTCACGCCGGAGAAGGTGGCCGGCAAGATCGTCGTCTGCGACCGGGGCGTCAGCGCGCGCGTCCAGAAGGGCTTCGTCGTGCGcgacgcgggcggcgccggcatgGTGCTCTCCAACACGGCCGCCAACGGCCAGGAGCTCGTCGCCGACGCGCACCTCCTCCCCGCTGCGGGCGTCGGCGAGAGGGAGGGCATCGCGATCAAGTCTTACGTGGCCTCAGACCCGAACCCCACGGCGACGATCGTGGTCGCCGGGACGCAGGTGGACGTGCACCCCtcgccggtggtggcggcgttctCGTCGCGCGGGCCCAACATGGTGACGCCGGAGATCCTGAAGCCGGACATCATCGCCCCCGGCGTGAACATCCTGGCGGCGTGGACGGGCAAGGCCGGGCCGACGGGGCTCGCCGCCGACACCCGCCGCGTGGGCTTCAACATCATCTCCGGCACCTCCATGTCGTGCCCGCACGTGAGCGGGCTCGCGGCGCTGCTCCGGAGCGCGCACCCGGAGtggagccccgccgccgtgcggTCCGCGCTGATGACCACCGCCTACGCCACCTACTCCGGCGGGTCGCCGCTCCTGGACGCGGCGACGGGCGCGGCCGCCACGCCGTTCGACTACGGCGCCGGCCACGTGGACCCCGCGCGGGCGGCGGACCCGGGGCTCGTCTACGACCTCGGCGCCCGCGACTACGTGGACTTCCTGTGCGCGCTCAAGTACAGCCCCAACATGATCGCCGCCGTGGCGCGGAGCCGGGACATGTCGTCGTGCGCCGAGAACAAGACCTACTCCGTGGGCGGGCTCAACTACCCGTCCTTCTCCGTGCCCTTCTCCACGGcgaacggcgacggcggcgagtccTCGGTGGCGACCACCGTGACGCACACGCGCACGCTCACCAGCGTGGGCGGGGCCGGCACGTACAAGGTGTCCACGTCGGTGTCCGGCGCCGCGCGGGGCGTGGCCGTGGCGGTGGAGCCGGCGGAGCTGGCGTTCGCGTCGGCGGGGGAGAAGAAGAGCTACACGGTGAGGTTCACGTCCAGGTCGCAGCCGTCGGGCACCGCCGGATTCGGGCGGCTCGTGTGGTCGGACGGCAAGCACAGCGTGGCCAGCCCGATAGCGTTCACGTGGACCTGA